In Bacillus sp. DX3.1, the following proteins share a genomic window:
- a CDS encoding ectonucleotide pyrophosphatase/phosphodiesterase, which yields MGKPLTKHAIILSFDCLSALDFPILQKLPHFRSLIERGALARKVEGIYPSVTYPSHTTIVTGNYPAKHGVVSNTLLQPGRESPDWHWYRRSIKGTTLYDEARKANLTTAALLWPVTGRAKIDYNLPEIFPNRPWQNQVLVSLFSGSPWYQLDLNRRFGHIRNGLSQPELDDFVLASAIHTIQTKKPNVMFVHFTDLDTQRHYYGFSSDETTAAIHRHDERLGKIIQALKDSDMYEESTIIALGDHSALSENKAIQLNVLFHQKGLISVNPKGKLTDWKAYCQSCDGSAYVYVKDKNDIETIQAVQLLLEELLQDKQNGIEFILHDEEVKERGADGRCLFMLEAREGYYFVENYTGDFIKEITEKDVTSSKKYTFGTHGYSPTKPNYETIFMAAGKGIRPGVIIPYMRLIDEGPTIARLLGLHLGETDGTVIEDLLQL from the coding sequence ATGGGCAAACCATTAACAAAACATGCAATTATTTTATCTTTTGACTGTTTATCAGCTTTAGATTTTCCTATACTACAAAAACTTCCTCATTTTCGTTCTTTAATAGAGCGAGGCGCCCTTGCCCGAAAAGTAGAAGGGATTTATCCTTCCGTAACATATCCAAGTCATACCACCATTGTAACTGGTAATTACCCTGCCAAACATGGTGTTGTAAGTAATACATTACTGCAACCTGGAAGGGAATCCCCTGATTGGCATTGGTATCGCCGTTCTATTAAAGGAACAACGCTCTATGATGAAGCACGAAAAGCAAATTTAACAACCGCTGCACTTCTATGGCCTGTTACAGGTAGAGCCAAAATCGACTACAACTTACCAGAAATTTTTCCAAACAGACCGTGGCAAAATCAAGTTCTCGTTTCATTATTTAGCGGAAGTCCATGGTATCAACTAGATTTAAATCGTCGTTTTGGCCATATTAGAAATGGATTGTCACAGCCTGAGCTTGATGATTTCGTTCTCGCTTCTGCTATACATACCATTCAAACTAAAAAACCTAACGTCATGTTTGTCCACTTTACAGATTTAGATACACAGCGGCATTATTATGGATTTTCTTCGGACGAAACGACAGCCGCTATTCATCGTCATGATGAAAGGCTAGGAAAGATTATTCAAGCATTGAAAGATAGTGATATGTACGAAGAAAGTACAATTATTGCCCTCGGTGATCATAGTGCTTTAAGCGAAAATAAAGCCATTCAGTTAAATGTTCTTTTCCATCAAAAAGGACTGATTTCCGTTAATCCAAAAGGCAAATTAACAGATTGGAAAGCATATTGTCAAAGCTGTGATGGTTCAGCTTACGTGTATGTAAAAGATAAAAATGATATTGAAACCATTCAAGCTGTGCAACTGCTTCTTGAAGAACTTCTCCAAGATAAGCAAAACGGAATTGAATTTATACTACATGATGAAGAGGTAAAAGAACGCGGAGCTGATGGCCGTTGTCTCTTTATGCTTGAAGCACGAGAAGGCTATTACTTTGTAGAAAACTATACAGGGGATTTTATAAAAGAAATCACGGAGAAAGATGTAACTTCCAGTAAAAAATATACGTTTGGTACGCATGGATATTCTCCGACAAAGCCAAACTATGAAACTATTTTTATGGCTGCTGGGAAAGGCATTCGCCCAGGAGTAATTATTCCCTATATGCGTCTCATTGACGAAGGACCGACAATTGCACGATTGCTTGGATTGCATCTCGGTGAGACAGACGGAACGGTTATAGAGGATTTACTTCAATTGTAA
- a CDS encoding YesK-like family protein, whose product MNGFETFFIIGAVTILIVFTVSFLLKKQFPHRRFDIIFALILMLLCFVFFPVTVFAIGGWDGMGYAIACFFVLLGTIIGMIAHQFVKLFQNKYV is encoded by the coding sequence ATGAATGGATTTGAAACATTTTTTATTATTGGTGCTGTAACAATTCTTATTGTGTTTACTGTTTCTTTTTTGTTAAAGAAACAATTTCCACATAGAAGATTTGATATTATATTTGCACTCATTTTAATGCTCCTCTGTTTTGTTTTCTTCCCCGTTACAGTTTTTGCAATTGGTGGCTGGGATGGAATGGGTTATGCGATTGCGTGTTTCTTTGTCTTATTAGGCACAATTATCGGTATGATTGCTCATCAATTTGTAAAACTGTTTCAGAATAAATACGTGTAA
- the proS gene encoding proline--tRNA ligase: protein MAKEQVQAIKKMEEDFAQWYTDIVKKAELVDYSSVKGCMILRPYGYALWENMQKVIDEKLKESDHENVYMPMFIPESLLQKEKDHVEGFAPEVAWVTHGGDEKLAERLCVRPTSETLFCEHFSKIVQSYNDLPKLYNQWCSVVRWEKTTRPFLRTTEFLWQEGHTIHETAEESQQETLNILNLYASFCEDYLAIPVIKGQKTEKEKFAGAKATYTIESLMHDGKALQTGTSHNFGTNFSEAFDIKFLDRNGKWQYAHQTSWGVSTRMIGGLIMVHGDNNGLVMPPRVAPVQVIIVPIAQHKEGVLEKAAELKGQIQKVARVKIDASNKTPGWKFNEYEMKGVPIRLEVGPKDIEKNQVVLVRRDTKEKEFVSMDQLEERIKSLLDEIHHSLFQKAKVFRDENTYSVTTFEEMKQAAEEKQGFIKAMWCGELACEEKLKEEAGVSSRCMPFEQEQVAEHCVCCGKEAKHMVYWGKAY, encoded by the coding sequence ATGGCAAAAGAACAAGTACAAGCGATTAAGAAAATGGAAGAAGATTTTGCACAGTGGTATACCGATATTGTAAAAAAAGCCGAGTTGGTTGATTATTCAAGTGTGAAAGGGTGTATGATTTTACGTCCGTACGGATATGCATTATGGGAAAACATGCAGAAAGTGATAGATGAAAAGTTAAAAGAGTCTGATCATGAAAATGTGTATATGCCAATGTTTATTCCAGAAAGTTTATTGCAAAAAGAGAAAGATCATGTGGAAGGATTTGCACCGGAAGTGGCGTGGGTCACACATGGAGGAGACGAGAAGTTAGCAGAACGCCTTTGTGTTCGTCCAACGTCAGAAACATTATTTTGCGAGCATTTTTCAAAAATTGTACAGTCTTATAATGATTTGCCAAAGTTATATAATCAATGGTGCTCAGTTGTCCGCTGGGAGAAAACGACAAGACCATTTCTTCGTACAACTGAATTTTTATGGCAAGAAGGTCATACGATTCATGAAACAGCAGAAGAGTCCCAGCAAGAAACACTGAATATTTTAAATCTATACGCTTCTTTCTGTGAAGATTATTTAGCGATTCCAGTTATTAAAGGACAAAAAACAGAGAAGGAAAAATTCGCAGGTGCAAAAGCAACGTATACGATTGAAAGTTTAATGCATGATGGAAAAGCGTTGCAAACAGGTACGTCCCATAACTTTGGTACAAATTTCTCTGAAGCATTTGATATTAAATTTTTGGATCGAAATGGAAAGTGGCAATATGCACACCAAACCTCTTGGGGGGTATCGACGAGAATGATTGGCGGACTTATTATGGTTCATGGAGATAATAACGGACTCGTTATGCCACCAAGAGTCGCGCCAGTACAAGTCATTATCGTACCAATTGCGCAGCATAAAGAAGGTGTGTTAGAAAAAGCAGCCGAGCTGAAAGGGCAAATTCAAAAAGTGGCCCGTGTAAAAATCGATGCAAGTAACAAAACACCGGGCTGGAAATTTAATGAGTACGAAATGAAAGGTGTACCAATTCGTTTAGAGGTTGGGCCAAAAGACATTGAAAAAAATCAGGTTGTACTTGTAAGGCGGGATACGAAAGAAAAAGAATTTGTATCAATGGACCAATTAGAAGAACGAATTAAATCGTTACTTGATGAGATTCATCATTCTCTCTTCCAAAAGGCAAAAGTATTTCGTGATGAAAACACATATAGCGTTACTACTTTTGAAGAAATGAAGCAAGCTGCAGAGGAAAAGCAAGGCTTTATAAAAGCAATGTGGTGTGGCGAGCTTGCTTGTGAAGAAAAATTGAAAGAAGAAGCGGGCGTTTCATCGCGTTGTATGCCATTTGAACAAGAACAAGTAGCAGAGCACTGCGTGTGCTGCGGGAAAGAAGCAAAGCATATGGTGTATTGGGGGAAGGCTTATTAA